The Atlantibacter hermannii genomic interval GGCTGGGTGGTGAGGGTCATCACATTCATAAACAGCCGTTCCCCGTCGAGGGTATAGCTGTCCGGCGCTTTCTGCGCCGGGTTGTGCGCCAGCGCCTGAACGATGGCGTCATACAGCGGCTGCGCTAAACCTGCTTGCGCGAGATGGTCAATATGGCCGGTAATCATCCTTTACTCCTTAGCGAATAATGCCGCGCCCAGTAAACCCGCATCCTGGCGGTAACGGGCGGGTAACAGTTCAACATGGTAAATGGCCGGCTCTTGCGCCAGGGCGGCCTTCACGCGATCGAGATAGCCCGCGGCAAGCCCGACGCTGCCGCCCATCACCACGCACTGGCAGTCAAACGCGGCTTTGGTGTCGGCAATCAGGCGCGCCAGCGTGCGGGCAGAGCGTTCGACCAGCGCCAGCGCCTGCGGATGACCCTGCTGAGCCTGAGCGAAGAGGGCTCTGGCATCCAGTCCGGCTAACTCATCCCGCGCCGCAGCGGCAATCCCGCGTCCGGAGGCGATGGCTTCGACACAGCCGGTACGCCCGCAGCCGCAGCGCGGTCCGGACGGATCGGCCAGCGTGTGGCCCAGATGCCCGGCGAGCCCGCCGGGGCTCTGCAACAGTTTTCCATGCGCGATTACGCCGCCGCCGACGCCGGTGGAGACGGTCAGGAACACCATATGTTCCACCGGGGTCGCGAGGGCGTGATATTCAGCCAGGGCAGCAGCCTGCGCGTCATTCAGGGCAATGCCCGGCAAACCGGTGAGATGCTTCAGGTAGTGAGTCAGCGGGAAGTTTTCCAGCCCGCCGAGGTTGGACGGGTTGATCGCTGTCAGAATGCCATCCTGAATAATGCCGGTTGAGGCGACGGCAAAGCGGGTTGCCTGCCCGGAAAGCGGCGCGACCAGCTCCCGCAGGGCCGTTTCCAGCGCCTCCGGCGTTTTGCTGGCGGGGGTCGGCAGTTCACGACGCGCGATGATTGTGAAATTATCGTCGACCAGCGCCGCTGCCAGTTTGGTGCCGCCAATGTCTATCGCCAGTGTGGTCATT includes:
- the nanK gene encoding putative N-acetylmannosamine kinase 1, whose translation is MTTLAIDIGGTKLAAALVDDNFTIIARRELPTPASKTPEALETALRELVAPLSGQATRFAVASTGIIQDGILTAINPSNLGGLENFPLTHYLKHLTGLPGIALNDAQAAALAEYHALATPVEHMVFLTVSTGVGGGVIAHGKLLQSPGGLAGHLGHTLADPSGPRCGCGRTGCVEAIASGRGIAAAARDELAGLDARALFAQAQQGHPQALALVERSARTLARLIADTKAAFDCQCVVMGGSVGLAAGYLDRVKAALAQEPAIYHVELLPARYRQDAGLLGAALFAKE